The nucleotide window gtgaaaaataaaatacctctaagattataattttaaatcattccaaccttatatatatataaatatagttAAAAGAGAATATTAGATTATTCTTTATTCTTACAActagaataagaagaagaagaagaagaaagacagAAACAGAATCTACAGATTGAGTGAACATTCAGTTCTCTCAACAAGCAACAGCAATAGCAATGGGCGCTTATCACAACGACGCCGTTTCATTGCCTCCTCGTTACGACGTCGTTTCTTCTCGTGACAAACACGTTCATGATAACGTTCATGGCAACATCTTCATCGATTCTgtaattttttcattcatttccaAATTTTTTCAATAGTTAGAAAGAAAGTCTTCATTTTTGTGAGACAAtgttcattcaattcaattttttaatttttttaatttattttggtgtttttgatttttttcagcTGAGTTTGAAGTTCATTGACACTGAACAGTTTCAAAGGCAAGATTGAAACTTTTTGTGATTCTATGAAATGGGTTGTTTTCAAAatcttgttttgtttctttattgtaTACtgatatggattttttttttttttttttgtgtatatatTGCAGGCTTCGTGAGCTGAAACAACTTGGCAAGTTTATTTATAACCAttgattttgtttctttattgtatactaatatgatttttgttgaatcaaatatatatgatgaaCTGGTTTTGAAGcttatatagattttttttttttactcttattGGTcttagtattaaatttgaccGTAAATGTTTGGGATATCTTTGTAATATTCATAAGGGTTAATAGttcacccttgtaatatatcgcccctataaaattttataggggcgaaaactggaaatgacatatattagaGGGacgaaaaacactattaaccctattcaTAAATCTCATACGACTATTTGAGAGCGTCCCACAAAGTCGGAGACTAATTTGatggttatttatttatttatttattttatcaagaaGCTTTTGTGTAATTTAAATGGGTAGACGACCAAATTTGAACCTGAACCTGACTTTGTAGGCCGCGTTCAAATAGTTAGATTATCAATATTTCTTAAGGGTCACTGAATCTGTCAAATTTGACTCATTAGTTTTATGAGAATATGTTAAGGGCTAAAATATAGGACCTAATTGATAGTAAGTGGTTAAATTTAAAGACCAATTTGACAATTTAATAGAGTTCAAGACTTTTTTGAGATATTCATAATCATAGGAACCTATTTGAGGTATTCATAATCTTAGGGACATATTTGAGAGTGCTCTACAGTGTCAAAGACTAATTTCGTGGTTTACTCAAATATATGTCTGCAACTTCGTTTTGAACCACTAAATTTGTTTCTGACTTTGCAGGGAACTCTCAAATAATTCCTTGAGATTATATGCGTATTTCAAAAAGTTTTCTTACTCTGTCAAATATTAGTCCTTATAAGTTATGAGAGTCATGGACCAATTCACTGCTGATGTTAGGGACCTTTTTGAAAAACTCATAATCGCAGGAACCTCGACGAATTTAGTggtttactcttttttttttttatatttttatcaaggAGCTACTATGGAATTTAAATACACTTGTACAATTACTTAttcttaattatgtttttttagcatttttggaTTGTGATTTGCCTaatgaaattaataaatttttgctGGTTTTTATGTGTCTGAATTGCTTTTTTTATGGTGGAGAATGGAGATAGCTCTGAAATCTGTATGATTGGAAATTTGTGTATCTTATGTAGGAACTTAGGTTATAGTGACATTAATTTATGTTCTGTTCCCTCTTATTAAGatagttttaaatttttctgtTGTAATCGTTGAAATCAGGTTGTTACATAATGGAATAAATAGCAGACAATTAAGTATTACACTGTAGAATGgttatattatgttttaaacTTGTTCATGACTTAATGTAAATTCTCCAAAGACGATAATCAGTATATTGAGACATAAGTGAGTCGACTGTTATTGAAGAACTTATTACTCGTTAGCATGTTCTTCTTAGTCATATATGCCTAATGAGTTTTActtgaagaaaatgaattacAAGCATTTTTGTTTTACGTCAAACGGGTTTTATATTGCTTTGGTGGTCTGCTGGGTTTGGTGTTGTAGACTGTTTTGAGTCAGTTATGGGACAGTATAGGTTTGCTAGGTGTGTTTTGGCATAGGTTTGTTGCGGTTTCTGGTGCAAGGCTTTTTTAGTGCCTCTGGTTTCTGATTTTTTGTAGGTTCAGTGAAAGGAGTGTTTGGGGCATTGGTGTTTCATAGGCAACTTATTGTTAGTTAATTTTGAGGGCAACATTCCTTTGGTTTTTCCTGCTGTTGCAATATTATTGTACTTATCGGCTCTATTTTGGATAGGTCTTGTACTATATTGAgttatttcaataaattttgccatttcaaaaaaataaatgctttgGACTCCTCATTTGTTGGTTTTATGATTTAGATTCGACATTGAAATGTTAGATAGTATAACTTATAACTTTGCAATTTCGTGAAACTGTGATTGCTTTATAACAAGTTTAGTGTGACATGAATCCGCCACATGATGTAAAATTGTGTCTGTGTTTTTTTTAGGCAATTGTTACTACATGATGTAAAATTGTGTCCATGTGTATATGTATGTTGGGTAACTATAATTACAAGGTGGTCCCAGTTTGATTCCTCAATAAATATTGACAATATTTAATCTAATTATAACTATAGGCCATAGGGAAAATAATTGCTTCTTTGATGCAACTGAATATATCAAAGATCTTATAAAATATCTATCACTCGTATACCTCAGTGTATGATCACTCCAGTAAAtcaatttgttttatgtttcaGGTTTCACACATTTGGTGTATCCAGGCGCTGTCCATTCCAGATTTGAGCATTCTCTTGGAGTGTATTGGATCGCTGGTCAATCTGTTGAAAAGCTCAACAGTTACCAagtatactttttattttatttcatattttaccCTTATAAAGTTACAGTTAAGTTTTTCCGATGAAAGAATTACATGTGCCTGTGATCTTACAGGGCATGGAGCTTGGTATTGATAAATTTGATATTCAATCAGTGAAACTTGCTGGtatataatttttctcaaaaactgcttgttattttgtttccattaatttttttaaaattatttttgacacTGTCATCACTCTTGTTAGGACTTCTGCATGATGTTGGACACGGGCCATTCAGTCACTTGTTTGAACGCGAGTTTCTTCCCCGAGTTATCAGCGGTTCTCATTGGTACTCTTCtcattttaattcatttcaCCTTTCTCTACATTTTTCCTTGTAATGTTATAGAAAGAAGTTTTTCTTGTGTTTCTAAGCCCCGAAAAAGTACTATGTTTTATTTGGTTATTCGTAAAGTGTTGTGTTCAATGTGTTGTATTTTGTACTTTGTAGGTCACATGAACAAATGTCGGTCAAAATGGTTGATTATATAGTTGGGGAACACCATATTGATATTGACCCTCACATGTTAAAAAGAGTCAAGGTAATGCCACTATTTGCAATTGTCTTTTACCTGTTTTATATCAAGTGTATTGAATTTCAGAATTTTACTTCTTAAGCATCATAATCATGACATTTTAggtaaattagttaattaaattttcagTACAAGAGACTAAGTTCATAGTAAAACTAGACTTTGAGATacctttcttttgaagtttaGAAGTATTGGACACTTTTTGAAACACAGTATGTAAAGTTTGATGACTGATGCTGATAGCCACGGTAGTTTTGTGTTCCACTGTTCTATAGAAAGTTCTCTAGTAACACGATTTTCTCAGTACGTTCCCATGTTAATGTAAATATTCTATGTTCAAATAGCTATTACTTTTGTTGGAGTTATTTTCATATATAGATATAGTTATTCATTTATTCTGCATACTAAGCATGTTGCATATTCTAATGGGTGGTTATTTGGCACTTGGCAGGAAATGATATTGGCGAGCTCCGAATTTTCTCTTCCTAGGGTAAGACTTgtaactttttatatttatactgTCTATTCTCAAGAAATATTTGCTGGTTTATTCATATTGTAGGTATTtatttcaaaatctcttttctctttttaatacatttgttttcttgttgttgGTTATTTAGAGCTCAAGTGAGAAAGGATTCTTGTATGATATTGTTGCAAATGGACGAAATGGAATCGATGTTGACAAGTAAGTAACTGCATAAAGTTTAACAGTCGAATTTAAGCATTTGAGTTATGCTGTAATGTAATGATTTGCGGAAACTATTGATTCACAGATTTGATTATATTGCTCGTGACTGTCGAGCTTGTGGTCTGGGGTGCAACTTTGAATTTCAGAGGTTTCATGAATTTCTTCTAAATAACTTTTTCTTAGCAATAACTTAAAAGTATATCTTATACagggtggcatttagggtgggtgagGGAAAGAGTTTCCCACTATGGGAAAGTTTTTTCTTACCATAAGATTAAAGAGGTGCACAGATTTTAAAATGGTCTGTCCACACCATATATTTTCCTCCATCATCTTCAACCCTTGAAAATACAAATCTGCAATTCACCCACCAACCCATATCcatttaaaatcaatctttTTTGTTAAGATGATTTTGGTCTAACACATTGAATGAATTTTAGAGATACCAATAATTTCGAAAATCGCCCTTTTAATACCCTTTTAACTTCCTTTTCTATTTCATAAGCAAGCATGGCcattccttaaaataaaataaaaaaaaaaagcatggcCATTTTCATTTCTTATGTGTATCGTGTAAGCATGTTGTTTTCACTTCGTACTTCGTGTGTGTAACGTTGTTCTGTTTGCAACATATGGTGTGTGTACTATGTAATGTAATAGAAACAAAATGATAACCCCAAGGAAAGGAAATGTGCGGATCTAAACATCGTCGGAGAGGTGCAGATCTAAACACCGGCGACGAGAGGTGCGACGGCGACCATAACGGCAACAGATTCTTACTTTGATTCCAAAACTCCAAAAGGATGGTTTGACATGCGGTCACTAAGAAAATAGAACGATTATTAACTGAACAAATGATTTCAAATACAATGGAGAGTACTTAGCTGATTGAAAAGTCAAATAGTAAGATGTGTATATTAGAATTTCGAAAATTCCTTCTGTTCGTGGCTGATTTGCAGATTTGCATTCTTGAAGAAGATGTGGGGAAAATATATGGTGTGGACAGGTCATGGTAAAATCTGTGCACCTATTTAATCTTATGGTCAGAAAAAACTTTCTCATGGTGGGAAACTCTTTCCctcacccaccctaaatgccatcCTTATACAGAGGTTATAATACGTCTCTTCAAGATCTTAAATTCTATCATCCTTACAGGATAATGGAGACTATGCGGGTCTTGGATGACGAGATTTGTTATCGTGCAAAAGACTGTTAGTATTATGTctcaaacttttattttaatgcttATTCAATCGCatatttctaatttttcttGCCTTTGCCTTTGTAATTTGCTAGATCTTACCATCCACAAGTTGTTTGCCACTCGTGCCGATCTGTATAGAACAGTTTATACGCATCCAAAAGTAAAGGTATGAAGTAGTTACTTATTCGGAAGTTAATTTCATTTGTTCGTGATGGTTCATCCATAAACGTCgtggttttaattttttctaatctCATCTTTATGTTTCCAGGCAATGGAACTTATGGTTGTTGACGCACTTGTGCAAGCAAATGATTATTTGCAGATTTCTTCTAGCATTCAAGATCCTGGTGAATACTGGAAGGTAATTATTATGGCttctttcaaataaaaagtGTATTAAAAGAAATTTCGAATCACTCTTTTGaatcacaaaatatatgttacttTGAAAAAATGCAGCTGGATGACTCAATAATTAAAACCATTGAGACTTCTCCCTTGCCAGAACTGAAGGAAGCTAGAGAGTTGATCCTGCGTATTCGAAGGCGGGATCTCTATCAGGCATGTTTTTTACTGTTTATTATCTGTGATGTTTTTCTTATTTACTCAACAATTATTGTTTAGTGTTACTGAAGCTGATTAAGTTTCTGTTTCGTTTTGCAGTTTTGTAACGAGTATGCTGTTCCAAAGGATATAATGGACAATTTTAAGAAAGTCACTCCTCAGGATATCGTTTGTTCCCAGGTCCTTAATCTTTTTAATCCTTCTCATTTGCACATGTTTTTTATTCTTGCCAAGGTTCAACAAGGaactttatattgttttttatgcAACACCATTTGACAGAAAAATGGTGGAGTTATGTTGAAAGAGGAAGATGTAGCTGTTTGTAATGTCAAAATCGATTTGACTCGTGGAAAGCATAATCCTCTGGAAAGGTATTCAATAAAGACTAATAATAATACATGTCGACAGTGGTCCTTCAGTTTGTTTGAACTTCCTAATGTTGTATACTAATGTAATCTTTTCTTATCTCTTCTGGTGCATGTTTTGGTGGCAGCATTCACTTTTTCAAGGTACAGCAATGAACCTTTCTATCTTTTATCAAGATTTCCTATTTATAAgctttatattttattgttgatgGTGTTTATATTGTATTAGGCGATTTATTAGGTGATAATTTCTCGGTGCTTGCATTTTTCAGTTGTGATTG belongs to Medicago truncatula cultivar Jemalong A17 chromosome 6, MtrunA17r5.0-ANR, whole genome shotgun sequence and includes:
- the LOC25495178 gene encoding deoxynucleoside triphosphate triphosphohydrolase SAMHD1 homolog, whose protein sequence is MGAYHNDAVSLPPRYDVVSSRDKHVHDNVHGNIFIDSLSLKFIDTEQFQRLRELKQLGFTHLVYPGAVHSRFEHSLGVYWIAGQSVEKLNSYQGMELGIDKFDIQSVKLAGLLHDVGHGPFSHLFEREFLPRVISGSHWSHEQMSVKMVDYIVGEHHIDIDPHMLKRVKEMILASSEFSLPRSSSEKGFLYDIVANGRNGIDVDKFDYIARDCRACGLGCNFEFQRIMETMRVLDDEICYRAKDYLTIHKLFATRADLYRTVYTHPKVKAMELMVVDALVQANDYLQISSSIQDPGEYWKLDDSIIKTIETSPLPELKEARELILRIRRRDLYQFCNEYAVPKDIMDNFKKVTPQDIVCSQKNGGVMLKEEDVAVCNVKIDLTRGKHNPLESIHFFKDYESDEKFTIPDERISHLLPASFQDMIVRVYSKKPELVEKISEAFENYQLKTYGIKAQVHSTPDKKKRRYNS